GCAACGGCTTTCTTGCCGCTTTCCATAACGTGGTTCATGAATTTGGCGAGGATTTGGCTTCCGTATTTCGGATCGTCCAGAATCTCACGCTTTGCTGCTACGCGACGTCTTGGCATTGATAAGCCCTCAAACGGTCTTCAGGTTAGTTCGGGACAGATCCTTGAGGATTCGCGCCCGACCTTACTCTTATCGACTCAATAAAATGAAAATCTGCAAAACGGCCGATTACTTCGGACGCTTGGTACCGTACTTCGAACGACCCTGGTTACGGCCTTTAACGCCGGAAGTATCCAAGGAGCCGCGAACGGTGTGGTAACGAACACCTGGCAAGTCTTTTACACGACCGCCGCGGATCAGTACCACGCTGTGCTCTTGCAGGTTGTGGCCTTCACCACCGATGTACGAGGAAACCTCGAAACCGTTGGTCAGACGCACACGGCATACTTTACGCAGTGCCGAGTTAGGTTTTTTCGGCGTAGTGGTGTACACACGGGTGCACACGCCACGACGTTGCGGGCAGTTCTGCAGCGCAGGCACGTCGGATTTCTCGACGATACGCTTACGCGGCTGACGTACCAGCTGGTTGATAGTTGCCATCTACTAGCTCCACTGTTGTCTTGCGACGCTATTGTCTTGCAAGAAAAGCAAAATGGCAGGAACGGATTCCCGCCAAATTTAGGGGATCAAGAGTCTAAAGAGGATCTTGTCCCCAGTCAAGGCAAGGCCCCGACCTCCCCGCTCGTCGAACCTCGACAAATTGTCTCGATTCGATGAACGGTTAGATCAGGGCCTCAGCTCATTTATCGCAGAACTCAGTTACCGCTCGAGTTCAGCGCTTCGGTCAGTGCAGCTTCCACTTCACTGGCGCTTACGCGCAACGGCTTGTCTGCATCACGGCGACGCTTGCGCTCGCTGTGATAAGCCAGACCGGTACCGGCCGGGATCAGACGACCCACAACCACGTTTTCTTTCAGGCCGCGCAGGTAATCGCGCTTGCCGGTTACGGCCGCTTCGGTCAGTACGCGGGTGGTTTCCTGGAAGGAAGCCGCCGAGATGAACGATTCGGTCGACAACGACGCCTTGGTGATACCCAGCAGAACGCGGGTGAACTTGGAGACAAACTTGTCTTCCGCGTTCAGACGCTCGTTCTCTACCAGGACGTGAGTCAGTTCCATCTGGTCGCCCTTGATGAAGCTGGAGTCGCCGGACTCGGAGATCTCAACTTTACGCAGCATCTGACGCAGGATGGTCTCGATGTGCTTGTCGTTGATCTTCACGCCCTGCAGACGGTAAACGTCCTGGATCTCGTTAACGATGTACTTGGCCAGCGCGCTCACACCCAGCAGACGCAGGATGTCGTGCGGATCGCTCGGACCGTCGGAGATAACTTCGCCGCGGTTTACCTGTTCGCCTTCGAACACGTTCAGGTGACGCCACTTCGGAATCAGCTCTTCGTACGGATCGCTACCGTCGTTCGGGGTGATGACCAGACGGCGCTTGCCCTTGGTCTCTTTACCGAACGCGATGGTGCCGCTGACTTCAGCCAGAATCGACGCTTCTTTCGGACGACGGGCTTCGAACAGGTCGGCAACACGCGGCAGACCACCGGTGATGTCACGGGTCTTCGAAGTTTCCTGCGGGATACGAGCGATAACATCACCGATCGCAATCTTCGCACCGTCCGCAACACCGACCAGGGCGTTGGCTGGCAGGAAGTACTGAGCGATAACGTCAGTGCCTGGCAGCAACAGATCCTTGCCGTTGTCATCGACCATCTTCACAGCAGGACGAATGTCCTTGCCGGCAGCTGGACGATCTTTCGGATCAAGTACTTCAATGTTGGTCATACCGGTCAATTCGTCAGTCTGACGCTTGATCGTGATGCCTTCTTCCATGCCCACGTAGGTCACGGTACCTTTCATTTCGGTAACGATCGGGTGAGTGTGCGGATCCCACTTGGCCACGATGGCGCCAGCGTCGACCTTGTC
This genomic window from Pseudomonas kribbensis contains:
- the rpsL gene encoding 30S ribosomal protein S12; its protein translation is MATINQLVRQPRKRIVEKSDVPALQNCPQRRGVCTRVYTTTPKKPNSALRKVCRVRLTNGFEVSSYIGGEGHNLQEHSVVLIRGGRVKDLPGVRYHTVRGSLDTSGVKGRNQGRSKYGTKRPK